One genomic segment of Ignavibacteriota bacterium includes these proteins:
- the flgN gene encoding flagellar export chaperone FlgN: MNIEKLIAVLEKQNINLEKLLQSVLEKQIALVNCRNENIKESVSKEEKLLLSIQLTEETRLKLMEEIFTEFNITNARYKLEVLLENIKNKIDSNLFKIISSLEISIKKTIKEIQKINQQNLILIQQSRSLINETITAVLNSKNRAIVDRKG; the protein is encoded by the coding sequence ATGAACATTGAAAAATTGATTGCAGTATTGGAAAAGCAAAATATAAATCTAGAAAAATTATTACAGTCCGTGCTTGAAAAACAAATTGCTTTGGTTAATTGCAGAAATGAAAATATAAAAGAATCCGTATCTAAAGAGGAAAAATTACTTTTATCAATTCAACTAACTGAAGAAACTCGACTGAAATTAATGGAAGAAATATTTACAGAGTTTAATATTACTAATGCGAGATATAAACTTGAAGTATTACTCGAGAATATTAAAAATAAAATAGACAGTAATTTATTTAAAATTATTTCTTCGCTTGAAATAAGTATTAAAAAAACAATTAAAGAAATACAAAAAATAAATCAACAAAACTTAATTCTTATTCAGCAATCCAGAAGTTTAATAAACGAAACAATTACGGCTGTACTAAATTCAAAGAATAGAGCTATTGTAGATAGGAAAGGATGA
- a CDS encoding transglycosylase SLT domain-containing protein, with the protein MNYLELKITKPESHIKQGKIADERYSKEEKTKLAQASKDFESMLTAMMIKSMTKTTDGLFGNENYGGDVLDVLFETEMAKHISNTKGMGIADKIYKSMTGENLNAVNKKNISKPNVNAVDSKVTEAIKNIEKTTPSNSALKRLEKFEPIIAEASNKYDVDKKLIKSIILTESAGNANAKSKADAKGLMQLMDSTATDMGVLNPFDPKDNIHGGVKYLSKLLKQYNGDTTLALAAYNAGPGNVNKYDGVPPFKETQNYIARVNNYINILE; encoded by the coding sequence ATGAATTATTTAGAATTAAAAATAACGAAACCGGAATCCCACATTAAGCAAGGTAAAATTGCAGATGAAAGATATTCAAAAGAAGAGAAAACAAAATTAGCACAAGCTTCAAAAGATTTTGAAAGTATGCTTACTGCAATGATGATAAAGAGTATGACAAAAACGACAGATGGCTTATTTGGAAATGAAAATTATGGCGGCGATGTATTAGATGTTTTGTTTGAAACAGAAATGGCAAAACATATTTCCAACACAAAGGGAATGGGAATTGCAGATAAAATATATAAAAGTATGACCGGTGAAAATCTGAATGCTGTGAATAAAAAAAATATTTCGAAACCTAATGTAAATGCTGTTGATAGTAAAGTTACCGAAGCTATAAAGAATATTGAAAAAACTACTCCAAGTAATAGTGCATTAAAAAGATTAGAAAAATTTGAACCGATTATTGCGGAAGCATCTAATAAATATGATGTAGATAAAAAATTAATTAAGTCGATAATACTTACAGAATCAGCAGGTAACGCTAATGCAAAATCAAAAGCTGATGCAAAAGGGTTAATGCAGTTAATGGATTCAACGGCGACAGATATGGGCGTTTTAAATCCCTTTGATCCGAAAGATAATATTCACGGCGGAGTTAAATATTTATCGAAATTATTAAAACAATATAATGGAGATACAACACTTGCGTTAGCGGCATATAATGCGGGCCCGGGCAACGTTAATAAATATGATGGTGTTCCTCCATTTAAGGAAACTCAAAATTATATTGCACGAGTTAACAACTATATAAATATATTGGAATAA
- a CDS encoding flagellar basal body P-ring protein FlgI gives MKIIKSILLIVFLSNLIYSQRIKDIAYFKGINSEQLIGYGLVVGLSGTGDSYRSTFTVQSVTSMLKRFGITVPDANLRTRNVAAVMVTAKVSNLAKQGSEFDVSISSLGDAKSLMGGTLLMTPLSKSDGNVYAMSQGAISIGGYDINTSSGGRVAKNHALSGRIPNGGVLEKPILEEGFAPTELSVVLKDPDFTTSKSIADSINTVFGSTIATSIDAAEVSLAIPTGENNISDFLSRVELINVQKDVIAKVVLNERTGTVISGTNVRIAPVSISHGSLNITIKSFPLISQPSPFSQGNTMLFNNQVPDVKENENETSTYTIDGASNAQEVAAALNSLKVSPRDIIAIFQALKEAGALTAELVIM, from the coding sequence ATGAAAATTATTAAATCAATTTTATTAATAGTGTTTTTATCAAACTTAATTTATAGCCAAAGAATAAAAGACATTGCATATTTCAAAGGCATAAACTCTGAACAGCTAATTGGTTATGGATTAGTTGTAGGCTTAAGCGGCACCGGCGATAGTTATAGATCAACATTTACAGTTCAATCAGTAACAAGTATGTTAAAAAGATTTGGGATTACTGTTCCGGATGCAAATTTAAGAACAAGAAATGTTGCCGCAGTTATGGTAACTGCAAAGGTGAGTAATTTAGCAAAACAAGGAAGCGAATTTGATGTTTCAATTTCTTCACTAGGAGATGCGAAAAGTTTAATGGGTGGAACTTTATTGATGACACCTCTTTCAAAAAGTGACGGTAATGTTTATGCAATGAGTCAAGGTGCAATATCAATCGGCGGTTATGATATAAACACAAGCAGTGGCGGAAGAGTTGCTAAAAATCATGCACTGAGCGGAAGAATTCCTAATGGAGGCGTTTTAGAAAAACCAATTCTTGAAGAAGGTTTTGCTCCAACAGAATTAAGCGTTGTACTGAAAGATCCGGATTTTACAACTTCAAAATCAATTGCAGATTCTATTAACACAGTATTTGGTTCAACAATTGCGACATCTATTGATGCCGCTGAAGTATCTTTAGCAATACCAACCGGTGAAAATAATATATCTGATTTTCTTTCAAGAGTTGAATTAATAAATGTGCAAAAAGATGTAATAGCAAAAGTTGTATTGAATGAAAGAACAGGTACTGTAATTTCCGGCACAAATGTAAGAATTGCACCGGTTTCAATTTCTCACGGAAGTTTAAATATTACTATAAAATCATTTCCTTTAATATCTCAGCCTTCACCATTTTCACAGGGAAATACGATGTTATTTAATAATCAAGTTCCGGATGTTAAAGAGAATGAAAATGAAACAAGCACTTATACAATTGATGGTGCATCAAATGCTCAGGAAGTTGCTGCTGCGTTAAATTCATTAAAGGTTTCACCAAGAGATATTATAGCAATATTTCAAGCATTGAAAGAAGCCGGCGCGCTAACTGCAGAATTAGTGATAATGTAA
- a CDS encoding flagellar basal body L-ring protein FlgH has translation MKNIIVFILSIPFLVNGQNMTQNGFRSLFSDYKAASLGDAITIIVVESSEASNEAEKSTGRESDVGFGLDGGLDATALPSVDLDLGSRNDFKGSGSAKSSGMVRTKLSAMIDSVLANGLLRIKGSRKIVINDEEQMITIRGIVRSSDIQTDNTVYSYNISDAEIIFQSEGQIKNMQDPGWITKLFHWLF, from the coding sequence ATGAAAAATATTATAGTATTTATTTTATCAATTCCATTTTTAGTAAATGGACAAAATATGACTCAAAACGGATTTAGATCATTATTCTCAGATTATAAAGCAGCAAGTCTTGGAGATGCTATTACAATAATAGTTGTGGAATCTTCCGAAGCATCAAATGAAGCTGAGAAATCAACAGGAAGAGAAAGTGATGTGGGGTTTGGACTTGATGGGGGTCTGGATGCAACAGCATTGCCAAGTGTTGATTTAGATTTAGGTTCAAGAAATGATTTTAAAGGAAGCGGCTCTGCAAAATCTTCAGGAATGGTAAGAACAAAATTAAGCGCAATGATAGATTCAGTTTTAGCAAATGGATTATTAAGAATTAAAGGAAGCAGAAAAATTGTAATTAATGATGAAGAACAAATGATTACAATTAGAGGAATTGTACGAAGCTCAGATATTCAAACTGATAACACAGTTTATTCATATAATATTTCCGATGCGGAAATTATTTTCCAAAGTGAAGGACAAATAAAGAATATGCAAGATCCGGGTTGGATAACAAAACTTTTCCATTGGTTATTTTAG